From Phenylobacterium immobile (ATCC 35973), a single genomic window includes:
- a CDS encoding FAD-binding oxidoreductase — MTALVPADVVSRLKSVLGPEGWSTDPDRLAPKLVEWRDRWSGHTPLLVLPKSADEVSAIVGICFEAGVAITPQGGNTGLVGGQIPMGEILLSTERMRAVRLTDTFDDVLVAEAGVTLAAVHEAAAAVGRRFPLGLASEGSATVGGFVSTNAGGTQVLRYGSTRNLVLGLEAVLPNGEIWNGLKRLRKDNTGYDLKQLLIGGEGTLGVVTAAALKLHPVYASRGVAICAVATPQAAVELLNLAKDKAGGAIEAFELMNREVLELAIRHIPGVRDPLAAASPWYVLAEFSAAEPGSAEAAMERCLAEGLERALISDAVIAQTESQAAAFWRIRESLSAAQKPEGAGWKHDVAVPVSRVAEMIEAGSRAVLALAPQARVAAFGHVGDGNIHFNIVRPAGGDEAAFDALRDAGAHAVHDVVMALDGSISAEHGLGSMKTEEARRYKSPVEVAAMAAIRLALDPKRIMNPRVLF; from the coding sequence ATGACCGCTCTCGTCCCCGCTGATGTCGTCTCGCGTCTGAAATCGGTGCTTGGCCCGGAGGGGTGGAGCACCGATCCCGACCGCCTCGCGCCGAAACTTGTGGAGTGGCGCGACCGTTGGAGCGGGCATACGCCGCTGCTCGTGCTGCCGAAATCGGCGGACGAGGTCTCGGCGATCGTCGGCATCTGTTTCGAAGCGGGCGTCGCGATCACCCCACAGGGCGGCAACACCGGCCTGGTGGGCGGCCAGATTCCCATGGGCGAGATCCTGCTGTCGACGGAGCGGATGCGCGCGGTCCGCCTGACAGACACCTTTGACGACGTGCTGGTGGCCGAGGCCGGCGTGACCCTGGCGGCTGTGCATGAGGCGGCCGCGGCGGTGGGACGGCGGTTTCCGCTGGGTCTCGCGTCCGAGGGTTCGGCGACGGTCGGGGGCTTCGTCTCGACCAACGCCGGCGGGACACAGGTGCTGCGCTATGGCTCGACCCGGAATCTGGTGCTGGGCCTGGAGGCGGTGCTGCCCAATGGCGAGATCTGGAACGGGCTGAAGCGACTGCGCAAGGACAACACCGGCTACGACCTCAAGCAGTTGCTGATTGGCGGCGAGGGCACGCTGGGGGTGGTGACGGCGGCGGCGCTGAAGCTTCATCCGGTCTATGCATCGCGTGGCGTGGCGATCTGCGCCGTGGCGACGCCGCAGGCGGCTGTGGAGCTTCTGAACCTCGCCAAGGACAAGGCCGGCGGGGCGATCGAGGCCTTCGAGCTGATGAACCGCGAGGTCCTTGAGCTGGCCATTCGCCACATCCCTGGCGTGCGCGACCCGCTGGCTGCGGCATCGCCCTGGTACGTCCTGGCCGAATTCAGCGCCGCCGAGCCCGGCTCAGCCGAGGCGGCGATGGAGCGTTGTCTGGCCGAAGGGCTGGAGCGCGCATTGATCAGCGATGCGGTGATCGCGCAGACGGAAAGTCAGGCGGCGGCCTTCTGGCGTATCCGCGAGAGTCTTTCAGCGGCGCAGAAGCCGGAAGGCGCGGGCTGGAAGCACGATGTGGCGGTGCCGGTCAGCCGGGTGGCCGAGATGATCGAGGCGGGCAGCCGGGCGGTGCTGGCCCTGGCGCCCCAGGCCCGGGTCGCCGCCTTTGGACACGTTGGCGATGGCAATATCCACTTCAACATCGTTCGGCCGGCGGGCGGCGATGAGGCGGCCTTCGACGCCTTGCGCGACGCCGGCGCGCACGCCGTGCATGATGTGGTGATGGCGCTGGACGGCTCGATCTCGGCCGAACACGGCCTGGGCTCGATGAAGACCGAGGAGGCGCGGCGCTATAAGAGCCCCGTCGAGGTCGCGGCCATGGCGGCGATCCGGCTGGCGCTGGACCCGAAGCGGATCATGAACCCGCGGGTGTTGTTCTAG
- a CDS encoding efflux RND transporter periplasmic adaptor subunit, protein MPFRPEHIAHFQTLASLNPPRVMRVLAAMILIGFVLVAALMFAAPWVQTAPGVGQVVALDPRDRVQELTAMVSGRVEAWYVTDGQQVAEGEPIARIVDNDPDLLARLGAERGQVLAEISAAQAAVDVALLDVDRYRSLHAEGLAARRDLEGTQIRVADLRAKLAESRSKLNRIDVSLSRQAAQVVTAPRDGRIQAINGAAGGSYVSAGTVLATLAPERAVRVVELMLDGRDVVLVRPGQRVRLAFEGWPVIQFSGWPSVARGLFDGQVRSIDPTPQASGLFRVLVEPSSTSSPWPDANFLRIGGKARGWVQMETVSVGYELWRQLNDFPLKFRSPAKEAEAEGYGPKAAVEIKK, encoded by the coding sequence ATGCCCTTTCGGCCTGAACACATCGCGCATTTCCAGACGCTGGCGTCGCTCAATCCCCCGCGCGTCATGCGCGTCCTTGCCGCCATGATCCTGATCGGCTTCGTCCTTGTGGCCGCTCTGATGTTCGCGGCCCCATGGGTGCAGACCGCGCCGGGCGTTGGTCAGGTGGTCGCGCTCGACCCGCGTGATCGGGTCCAGGAGCTGACCGCCATGGTGTCTGGGCGGGTCGAGGCCTGGTATGTCACCGATGGCCAGCAGGTCGCCGAGGGCGAGCCCATCGCCCGCATCGTCGATAACGACCCCGACCTCTTGGCCCGTCTGGGCGCAGAGCGTGGCCAGGTGCTGGCCGAGATCTCGGCCGCCCAGGCGGCGGTCGATGTCGCCCTGCTGGATGTCGACCGCTACCGCAGTCTGCATGCGGAAGGCCTGGCCGCCCGGCGTGACCTGGAAGGCACGCAGATCCGCGTCGCCGACCTCCGGGCCAAGCTGGCTGAGAGCCGCTCAAAGCTGAACCGCATCGACGTGTCGCTGAGTCGCCAGGCCGCGCAGGTGGTTACGGCGCCGCGCGACGGCCGCATCCAGGCGATCAATGGCGCAGCTGGCGGGTCTTATGTTTCAGCCGGGACGGTGCTGGCCACCCTGGCTCCGGAAAGGGCGGTGCGTGTCGTTGAGCTGATGCTGGATGGCCGCGACGTTGTCCTTGTGCGGCCGGGCCAGAGGGTCAGGCTGGCGTTCGAGGGGTGGCCCGTAATCCAGTTCAGCGGATGGCCTTCTGTCGCCCGGGGTCTTTTCGACGGGCAGGTGCGCTCGATCGACCCCACACCCCAGGCGAGCGGCCTCTTCCGGGTGCTGGTCGAGCCATCGTCGACTTCCAGCCCGTGGCCGGACGCAAACTTCCTGCGTATCGGCGGCAAGGCGCGCGGCTGGGTCCAGATGGAGACGGTGAGCGTGGGCTATGAGCTGTGGCGCCAACTCAACGACTTCCCGCTCAAGTTCCGCAGCCCCGCCAAGGAGGCCGAGGCTGAGGGGTATGGCCCAAAGGCGGCCGTAGAGATCAAGAAATGA
- a CDS encoding hydrogen peroxide-inducible genes activator, with amino-acid sequence MNQNGMPTVRQLLYLIALGEQDSFTRAAAAVGVSQPSFSQQILHLEALLGGPVAERGRKAALTPLGREAVVVARRALAEVQAFTALAGGRGLTGMIRLGVSPTLGPYLLPRLVARLHSESPTLRLHVREGLPSMLTEELAEGAHDVVLLQLPVDEERFHVELLLRDAVHVAMAADDPLAGVEAIELEHLRGRGLLTLQPQYRMSIQVAALAEQAGAFVLGDYEGASLGAIRQMAGMGMGLALLPELYVRQEVRGTDDVVIKPFAGGRLFREVGLAWRRGAGRRPGFSALATMIRDAART; translated from the coding sequence ATGAACCAGAACGGCATGCCCACCGTCCGCCAGCTCCTATATCTGATCGCGCTAGGCGAGCAGGACAGCTTTACGAGGGCGGCGGCGGCGGTGGGCGTCTCGCAGCCGTCCTTCTCGCAACAGATCCTTCACCTCGAGGCCCTGCTCGGCGGGCCGGTGGCTGAGCGAGGTCGCAAGGCGGCGCTGACGCCACTGGGCCGCGAGGCGGTCGTCGTCGCCCGCAGAGCGCTCGCCGAAGTTCAGGCTTTCACCGCCTTGGCCGGCGGGCGGGGTTTGACCGGCATGATCCGGCTCGGGGTGTCGCCGACACTGGGTCCCTATCTGCTGCCCAGGCTTGTCGCCCGGCTTCATTCCGAGAGTCCGACTCTCAGGCTTCACGTGCGCGAGGGCCTTCCCTCGATGCTGACCGAAGAGCTCGCCGAGGGCGCTCATGATGTCGTCCTGCTGCAATTGCCGGTCGATGAGGAGCGCTTTCACGTCGAGTTGCTCCTTCGCGACGCCGTCCACGTCGCCATGGCCGCTGACGATCCGCTGGCCGGCGTCGAAGCGATTGAATTGGAGCATCTGCGAGGCCGCGGACTGCTCACCCTGCAGCCACAGTACCGGATGAGCATCCAGGTGGCGGCCCTGGCCGAGCAGGCCGGCGCCTTCGTCCTTGGCGACTATGAGGGCGCGAGTCTGGGCGCCATACGGCAGATGGCCGGCATGGGCATGGGGCTGGCGCTATTACCTGAACTTTACGTGCGCCAGGAGGTGCGGGGGACGGACGACGTCGTGATCAAGCCCTTCGCAGGAGGACGCCTGTTTCGCGAGGTTGGCTTGGCGTGGCGACGCGGCGCTGGACGGCGACCAGGCTTCTCAGCCTTGGCCACCATGATCCGCGACGCCGCAAGGACATAG
- the paoC gene encoding aldehyde oxidoreductase molybdenum-binding subunit PaoC: protein MKFDTPATTNPIDRLKIIGQPIDRIDGKLKTTGMAPYAYERHDAAPNAAYGYILGSSIAKGRIDSIDVAAAKRAPGVLAVVTWQNAGPLTKAGAHTARLLAGPEVEHFDQAVAVVVAETFEQARDASRRIKVRYTEIQGSFDLAAAKDSAVKPTEGQPDTAVGDFAGAFATAPVKLDETYTTPDQCHAMMEPHATTAAWNGDKLTLWTSNQMIAWAIRDVAATLNLPKENIRVVSPYVGGGFGSKLWIRADVIMAALGAKAAGRPVKLALARGQVFNNTTHRPATIQRIRIGAGSDGKITAIAHESWSGDLPGGGPETAANQTRMLYGGANRMTAHRLAVLDLPEGNAMRAPGEAPGLHALEVAMDELAERIGMDPVQLRIINDVQYDPEAGPKRPFSHRDLIGCLTLGAEKFGWSKRDPKPGRLRDGRWQVGLGMAAAFRGNLTMKSAARIVLDSKGHVTVLTDMTDIGTGSYTVIAQTAAEMLGTSVANVSVQLGDSAFPVSSGSGGQWGGNSATAGVYAACMKLRAMIAAKHGFEDASAVYDGDELRAGNHRMTLAEAAGPEGLIAEDAMEYGDLRKTYAQATFGAHFAEVAVDAYTGEVRVRRMLAVCAAGRILNPKSARSQVIGAMVMGTGAALMEHAVVDKRMGGFINHDMAEYQVPVHADIPHQEVIFLDEVDDKSSPMKAKGVGELGICGVAAAVSNAVYNATGVRVRDFPITLDKLLV, encoded by the coding sequence ATGAAGTTCGACACGCCCGCCACCACCAACCCGATCGACCGGCTGAAGATCATCGGCCAGCCGATCGACCGCATCGACGGCAAGCTCAAGACGACGGGCATGGCGCCGTACGCCTACGAGCGCCATGACGCAGCCCCGAACGCCGCCTACGGCTACATCCTGGGCTCGTCCATCGCCAAGGGCCGCATCGACTCGATCGACGTCGCCGCCGCGAAACGCGCGCCCGGCGTCCTCGCCGTGGTCACCTGGCAGAACGCCGGGCCGTTGACCAAGGCCGGCGCCCACACCGCCAGGCTGCTGGCCGGGCCCGAGGTCGAGCACTTCGACCAGGCCGTCGCCGTGGTCGTCGCCGAGACCTTCGAACAGGCCCGCGACGCCTCGCGACGCATCAAGGTGCGCTACACTGAGATCCAGGGAAGCTTCGACCTCGCCGCCGCCAAGGACAGCGCCGTCAAGCCCACCGAAGGCCAGCCCGACACCGCCGTCGGCGATTTCGCCGGCGCCTTTGCAACAGCGCCGGTCAAGCTGGACGAGACCTACACGACCCCCGACCAGTGCCACGCCATGATGGAGCCGCACGCCACCACCGCGGCATGGAACGGCGACAAGCTGACGCTGTGGACCTCGAACCAGATGATCGCCTGGGCGATCCGCGACGTCGCCGCGACGCTCAACCTGCCCAAGGAGAACATCCGCGTCGTCTCGCCCTATGTCGGCGGCGGCTTCGGCTCCAAGCTGTGGATCCGCGCCGACGTGATCATGGCCGCCCTGGGCGCCAAGGCCGCCGGCCGGCCGGTGAAGCTGGCGCTGGCCCGCGGCCAGGTGTTCAACAACACCACCCACCGCCCCGCCACCATCCAGCGCATCCGTATCGGCGCGGGCTCCGACGGCAAGATCACCGCCATCGCCCATGAAAGCTGGTCCGGCGACCTGCCCGGCGGCGGGCCCGAGACCGCGGCCAACCAGACGCGCATGCTCTACGGCGGCGCCAACCGCATGACCGCCCACCGTCTGGCGGTGCTGGATCTGCCCGAGGGCAACGCCATGCGCGCGCCTGGCGAGGCGCCAGGCCTTCACGCCCTGGAAGTCGCCATGGACGAACTGGCCGAGCGCATCGGCATGGACCCGGTCCAGCTGCGCATCATCAACGACGTCCAGTACGATCCGGAAGCCGGTCCCAAGCGCCCCTTCTCGCACCGCGACCTGATCGGCTGCCTGACGCTGGGCGCCGAGAAGTTCGGCTGGTCCAAGCGCGACCCGAAACCCGGCCGCCTGCGCGACGGCCGCTGGCAAGTGGGCCTTGGCATGGCGGCGGCGTTCCGCGGCAACCTGACCATGAAGTCGGCCGCCCGGATCGTCCTCGATTCCAAGGGCCATGTGACGGTTCTCACCGACATGACCGACATCGGCACCGGCAGCTACACGGTCATCGCCCAGACGGCGGCTGAGATGCTGGGGACGAGCGTCGCCAACGTCAGCGTCCAGTTGGGCGACTCCGCCTTCCCGGTCTCCTCCGGCTCAGGCGGCCAGTGGGGCGGCAACAGCGCCACCGCGGGCGTCTACGCCGCCTGCATGAAGCTGCGCGCGATGATCGCCGCCAAGCACGGCTTCGAAGACGCGTCCGCCGTCTACGACGGCGACGAACTGCGCGCGGGCAACCACCGCATGACGCTGGCCGAGGCCGCGGGCCCCGAAGGCCTGATCGCCGAAGACGCCATGGAATACGGCGACCTGCGCAAGACCTACGCCCAGGCCACCTTCGGCGCCCACTTCGCCGAGGTCGCCGTCGACGCCTACACCGGCGAAGTCCGCGTCCGCCGGATGCTCGCCGTCTGCGCCGCCGGCCGCATCCTCAACCCGAAGTCGGCCCGCAGCCAGGTGATCGGCGCGATGGTCATGGGCACGGGCGCAGCGCTGATGGAGCACGCCGTCGTCGACAAGCGCATGGGCGGCTTCATCAACCACGACATGGCCGAGTACCAGGTGCCCGTCCACGCCGACATCCCGCACCAGGAGGTCATCTTCCTGGACGAGGTCGACGACAAGTCCTCGCCCATGAAGGCCAAGGGCGTCGGCGAACTGGGCATCTGCGGCGTCGCCGCCGCCGTCTCCAACGCCGTCTACAACGCCACCGGCGTGCGCGTCCGCGATTTTCCGATCACCTTGGACAAGCTGCTGGTCTGA
- a CDS encoding TolC family protein: MIRIRFVAAFPSLIAALLIAVPAPGVAAALTLEEVLTASARHTPQILDAMARERQAAGRRVAAEGAFDTVFEVDAGARPSGYYDGAVAEAKATTPFTRNGGSIYAAYRISTGTLPTYDARGYTNRLGEAKVGAVFALWRDRLVDERRTRLDLAYSDMQVARLERQIVEVGVQRRAIEGYQAWVAAGLRVAVYRDLLELADARQQSIQRQVALGGRAEILAVENRQNILRRRALLARAEQDLAKAANDLSLFLRNEEGEPVSPSPDRLPPSLPSLAVPSAEAAGAMAFERPDLEAILVRLEQSDVRRRQAENDLAPRLDLRAEVSKDIGAVGLGGATRIPSETLVGLRLSLPLQQRQARGRLAEVAAEIDGLRRRRQWLEDQIMVEIRNIGLQLEANDRIVALTSEEVALTARLAEAERRRFALGASDFILVNLREEQAADARLRLVDAELRRAGARTELLAATFDRRSLALEPTSG, translated from the coding sequence ATGATCCGCATTCGGTTCGTCGCCGCCTTCCCGTCACTCATCGCCGCCCTGCTGATCGCCGTCCCGGCGCCGGGCGTGGCCGCGGCGCTGACCTTGGAAGAGGTGCTCACCGCCTCCGCCCGGCACACACCGCAGATTCTCGACGCCATGGCGCGCGAGCGCCAGGCCGCCGGCCGCCGCGTCGCCGCGGAGGGCGCCTTCGACACGGTGTTCGAGGTCGACGCAGGCGCGCGTCCGAGCGGCTATTACGACGGCGCCGTGGCCGAGGCCAAGGCGACCACGCCCTTCACACGCAACGGCGGCTCGATCTATGCGGCCTACCGCATCTCCACAGGAACCCTGCCGACCTACGACGCGCGCGGCTACACTAACCGGCTGGGCGAAGCGAAGGTTGGCGCGGTCTTCGCCCTGTGGCGCGACCGGCTGGTCGACGAGCGGCGCACGCGTCTCGACCTTGCCTACTCCGACATGCAGGTCGCCCGGCTGGAGCGGCAAATCGTCGAGGTGGGCGTTCAACGGCGAGCGATCGAGGGGTATCAAGCCTGGGTCGCGGCTGGGCTGCGCGTTGCGGTCTATCGCGACCTTCTAGAGTTGGCTGACGCCCGGCAGCAGTCCATTCAGCGCCAGGTCGCGCTCGGCGGCCGAGCCGAGATTCTTGCGGTGGAGAACCGGCAGAACATTCTTCGACGGCGCGCCTTGCTGGCCCGGGCCGAACAGGACTTGGCCAAGGCCGCCAACGACCTTTCGCTCTTTCTGCGCAATGAGGAGGGAGAGCCCGTTTCGCCCAGCCCCGATCGGCTGCCTCCGAGCCTGCCGAGCCTGGCGGTGCCCAGTGCCGAGGCGGCCGGGGCCATGGCTTTCGAGCGACCGGACCTCGAAGCCATCTTGGTGCGGCTCGAACAGTCCGACGTGCGGCGTCGCCAGGCCGAGAATGATTTGGCCCCCCGACTCGACCTGCGCGCCGAGGTGTCGAAGGACATCGGCGCGGTGGGGTTGGGCGGCGCGACACGAATCCCGTCGGAAACCCTCGTCGGCCTTCGGCTCAGCCTTCCGCTGCAGCAGCGTCAAGCGCGCGGCAGGCTTGCTGAGGTGGCGGCCGAGATCGACGGGCTTCGTCGTCGCCGCCAATGGCTGGAGGACCAGATCATGGTCGAGATCCGGAACATCGGTCTCCAACTCGAGGCCAACGACCGCATCGTCGCCCTGACCTCGGAGGAGGTCGCACTGACCGCTCGTCTCGCCGAGGCCGAGCGCCGGCGGTTTGCGCTTGGGGCTAGCGACTTCATCCTGGTCAACCTGCGCGAGGAACAGGCCGCCGACGCCCGGCTACGCTTAGTCGATGCTGAATTGCGCCGGGCCGGCGCCCGAACCGAGCTCCTGGCCGCCACCTTCGACCGGCGTAGCTTGGCCCTCGAGCCGACATCCGGCTGA
- a CDS encoding ABC transporter transmembrane domain-containing protein produces MAATEDFGIRALGGWIRQVLAPDAAYVRLAVVYGLAISLLSLATPISVQLLINSVASLALPAPLFTLSAVLFLLLVVAGLLSAARAHLMALFERRVFARIVAEITLRAVHAQNPFFGDTQKGDLFNRFFDLMAVQKAMPSLLIGAFTILLQGIVGLTVTSFYHPFFIAFNVTLVLVLFLVWRLWADGAVRTAVEVSHAKHAAAHWLESVGGSNGFYQSGRHLDFAMDRSEAVTKAYVTAHDRHFRYSFSQTVALLLIYAMASAALLTLGGWLIIQEELSIGQLVAAELILSGVFYGIAQLGGYLDVFYEFAASLEELSLFWAIPQENNRSRAAVGPANGEIRMQGVEIGDHRFDFTVASGEQLVVVAEPGVDRTLALLLKRHSAPEHGMAIIGGADIGAFDMYRLRSDVFVIDRPTIVEMTIREYLTLAAPGSSERILQALDCVGLTARIGRLPKGLDTQLSSSGWPLALDEMIALKLAAGVLVAPRVLMLSSLFDLLPAQRIAPALALLRAAGTTVLRFTSHPRALSLEGWLWMGAREQHRCDGPDDLVALQSDQGTAHALSA; encoded by the coding sequence ATGGCGGCGACTGAAGATTTTGGCATCAGGGCTCTGGGCGGCTGGATTCGCCAGGTGCTGGCGCCGGACGCGGCCTATGTCCGGCTAGCTGTTGTCTATGGCCTGGCCATTTCGCTCCTGTCGCTGGCCACTCCGATCTCCGTGCAGCTACTCATCAATTCGGTGGCCAGCCTCGCCTTGCCGGCGCCGCTATTCACTCTGTCTGCGGTGCTGTTCCTGCTGCTGGTGGTGGCCGGTTTGCTCAGCGCTGCGCGCGCCCACCTGATGGCGCTGTTCGAACGGCGGGTGTTCGCCCGCATCGTCGCGGAAATCACCCTTCGCGCCGTCCATGCTCAGAACCCCTTCTTCGGCGATACGCAAAAGGGCGACCTGTTCAACCGGTTCTTCGACCTGATGGCGGTCCAGAAGGCGATGCCGAGCCTGTTGATCGGGGCTTTCACCATTCTCTTGCAGGGGATCGTGGGCCTGACGGTCACCAGCTTCTACCATCCGTTCTTCATCGCCTTTAACGTCACCCTGGTCCTCGTCCTGTTTCTCGTTTGGCGGCTGTGGGCCGACGGGGCGGTGCGCACGGCCGTGGAGGTCAGCCACGCCAAGCACGCCGCCGCCCACTGGCTGGAGAGCGTGGGCGGTTCCAACGGCTTCTACCAGTCCGGCCGCCATCTCGACTTTGCGATGGACCGATCGGAGGCCGTGACCAAGGCTTACGTCACCGCCCACGACCGCCACTTCCGCTACAGTTTCAGCCAGACGGTCGCCCTGCTCCTCATCTATGCGATGGCGAGCGCAGCGCTGCTGACGCTCGGCGGGTGGCTGATCATTCAGGAGGAGCTTTCGATTGGCCAGCTCGTGGCCGCCGAACTGATCCTGTCGGGCGTCTTCTACGGCATCGCCCAGCTCGGCGGCTATCTGGACGTCTTCTACGAGTTCGCCGCCAGCCTCGAGGAATTGTCCCTCTTCTGGGCTATTCCCCAGGAAAACAACCGCAGCCGCGCAGCGGTCGGGCCGGCCAACGGCGAGATCCGCATGCAGGGCGTAGAGATCGGCGATCACCGCTTCGACTTCACTGTTGCGAGCGGCGAACAGCTGGTGGTGGTCGCCGAGCCTGGCGTCGACCGCACGCTGGCGCTGCTCCTCAAACGCCACAGCGCTCCAGAGCACGGCATGGCGATCATCGGCGGCGCGGACATCGGCGCCTTCGACATGTACCGCTTGCGATCGGACGTCTTCGTCATCGACCGACCGACCATCGTCGAGATGACCATCCGTGAGTACCTGACCCTCGCCGCTCCCGGTTCGTCAGAACGCATCCTGCAGGCGCTGGACTGCGTCGGTCTGACCGCGCGGATCGGCCGCTTGCCCAAGGGACTCGACACGCAGCTTTCTAGCTCTGGCTGGCCCCTGGCCCTGGACGAAATGATCGCCCTGAAACTGGCTGCCGGGGTCCTCGTCGCCCCGCGAGTGCTTATGCTTTCTTCGCTGTTCGACCTCCTGCCGGCGCAGCGGATCGCCCCCGCTCTGGCGCTGCTGCGTGCGGCGGGCACGACGGTGCTGCGCTTCACCTCCCACCCCCGTGCCCTGAGCCTCGAAGGCTGGTTGTGGATGGGCGCGCGGGAGCAGCATCGGTGCGACGGCCCCGACGATCTGGTGGCGCTGCAATCGGACCAGGGAACGGCCCATGCCCTTTCGGCCTGA
- a CDS encoding FAD binding domain-containing protein, translating to MKTFTYQRAATPAEAARAAAANPRAKFIAGGTNLLDLMKLEIEAPAHLIDVNRLGLDRIEDTADGGLRIGALVRNTDLAADARVRRDYGVLSRALVAGASGQLRNKATTGGNLLQRTRCPYFYDTTQPCNKRKPGSGCSAIEGFSRSLGILGVSDACIATYPGDMAVALRALDAKVETVHGDGKARVIPIGEFHRLPGATPNVETALTPGELITAVTLPRPVAGKHIYRKVRDRASYAFALVSVAAILPKDGAPRLAFGGVAPRPWRIEAAEAQAAHGADAVAEAVLAGAKTTPENAFKVTLLRRTLNGVFDQAKA from the coding sequence GTGAAAACTTTCACCTATCAGCGCGCCGCGACTCCCGCCGAGGCCGCCAGGGCCGCGGCCGCCAACCCGCGCGCGAAATTCATCGCCGGCGGCACCAATCTGCTCGACCTGATGAAGCTCGAGATCGAGGCGCCCGCCCACCTGATCGACGTCAACCGCCTGGGACTCGACAGGATCGAGGACACCGCCGACGGCGGCCTGCGCATCGGGGCCCTGGTGCGCAACACCGACCTGGCCGCCGACGCCCGCGTCCGCCGCGACTATGGCGTCCTCAGCCGCGCGCTCGTGGCCGGCGCCTCGGGCCAACTTCGCAACAAGGCCACTACTGGTGGCAACCTGCTGCAGCGGACCCGCTGCCCCTACTTCTACGACACCACCCAGCCCTGCAATAAGCGCAAGCCCGGCTCCGGCTGCTCGGCGATCGAGGGCTTCAGCCGCAGCCTGGGAATCCTGGGCGTCAGCGACGCCTGCATCGCCACCTATCCCGGCGACATGGCCGTAGCGCTGCGCGCGCTCGACGCCAAGGTCGAGACGGTTCACGGCGACGGCAAGGCCCGCGTCATCCCGATCGGCGAGTTCCATCGCCTGCCGGGCGCGACGCCCAATGTCGAGACCGCTCTGACGCCGGGCGAGCTGATCACCGCCGTCACTCTGCCGCGGCCGGTGGCGGGCAAGCACATCTATCGCAAGGTGCGCGACCGGGCGTCCTACGCCTTCGCGCTCGTCTCGGTGGCGGCGATCCTGCCCAAGGACGGCGCGCCCCGCCTGGCTTTCGGCGGCGTGGCCCCGCGGCCCTGGCGGATCGAGGCGGCCGAAGCCCAAGCCGCCCACGGCGCGGACGCCGTGGCGGAAGCGGTCCTCGCCGGCGCCAAGACCACCCCCGAGAACGCCTTCAAGGTCACGCTGCTGCGGCGCACCCTGAACGGCGTGTTCGATCAAGCGAAGGCATAA